Proteins from one Thaumasiovibrio subtropicus genomic window:
- a CDS encoding ribonuclease Z, protein MELLFLGTSSGAPTKERNVSAIALCESQGKDWYLIDCGEGTQHQLLRTNLSVNALRGIFITHVHGDHCYGLPGLLASAAMNGRTSPLTIIAPQGVQAWFDAIQTHTLLHLPYEVSFVTCEELPHRMFGQFEVTVSELSHRVPSYAFAFTERDQGAQLDTQKLKAKGIPAGPIWGDLQRGIDVEYQGITLHSREFLQRNLPPRKVVICGDNDKPALLDAVIEHCHLLVHEATYTHEIAKKVGAHVGHSSAEMIAKYAHSRQLPALCLTHFSARYQSNINRSPSINDIENEARSFYDASLFLAEDFARYVIDRQGAVQRAD, encoded by the coding sequence AAAGAGCGTAATGTCAGTGCAATAGCGCTTTGCGAAAGCCAAGGCAAAGACTGGTATCTCATTGATTGTGGTGAAGGTACTCAACATCAATTGTTACGCACCAATCTCTCTGTCAATGCCTTACGTGGCATCTTCATCACCCATGTCCACGGCGACCACTGCTACGGTTTACCCGGTTTACTCGCCAGTGCCGCAATGAACGGTCGCACATCTCCCCTCACCATCATCGCCCCGCAAGGCGTCCAAGCGTGGTTTGATGCCATTCAAACCCATACGCTATTGCATCTCCCTTACGAGGTGAGTTTTGTCACTTGTGAGGAACTACCACACCGCATGTTTGGCCAATTTGAGGTGACGGTTTCTGAGCTCTCCCATCGCGTCCCTTCTTATGCATTCGCCTTTACAGAACGAGATCAAGGCGCTCAGTTGGATACGCAAAAGCTGAAGGCTAAGGGCATTCCGGCTGGCCCCATCTGGGGAGATTTGCAGCGTGGCATCGATGTTGAATATCAAGGTATCACCCTACACAGCCGTGAGTTTTTGCAGCGTAATTTACCGCCCAGAAAAGTCGTGATCTGTGGCGACAACGACAAACCCGCCCTACTCGACGCGGTCATTGAACACTGCCACCTCTTAGTACACGAAGCGACCTACACGCATGAAATCGCTAAAAAGGTAGGCGCTCATGTGGGCCACTCCAGTGCTGAAATGATTGCTAAATATGCCCACAGCCGACAGCTACCCGCGTTGTGCCTGACACACTTTAGCGCGCGCTACCAAAGCAATATCAACCGCTCGCCATCAATTAACGATATTGAAAACGAAGCACGATCATTCTACGACGCATCACTTTTTCTCGCCGAGGACTTCGCGCGTTATGTCATTGATCGTCAAGGAGCAGTACAACGCGCCGACTAA
- a CDS encoding Na+/H+ antiporter family protein — translation MNPVVISVCVMLVLALLRVNVVVALTFSAIVGGLISGMSLTDTISAFEGGLGGGATTALSYAMLGTFAVAISRSGITDVLAQFVIKKVSGQTNAAAATGVKYTLLTALLLLAVSSQNAIPVHIAFIPIVIPPLLHVFAKLHLDRRLIACVLTFGLVTPYMALPVGFGGIFLNNILLKNLTDNGLTVSIEQVPVAMILPALGMVVGLLIAMFISYRKPRQYDESKILAIEPEHKEINLFHVYVAVGAIVVALGAQLWSGSMIVGGLLGFTVFLICGVIKWKDTQDVFTRGVHMMAMIGFIMIAAAGFAAVMKETGGVESLVQTLSDTIGDNKGLAAFLMLVVGLLVTMGIGSSFSTIPVLAAIYIPLAAAFGFSPMATIALVGTAAALGDAGSPASDSTLGPTSGLNADGQHEHIWETVVPTFIHYNLPLIVFGWIAAMVL, via the coding sequence GTGAATCCAGTTGTAATTTCCGTGTGCGTCATGCTTGTACTCGCCTTGTTGCGCGTCAATGTCGTTGTTGCGCTCACCTTCAGTGCCATTGTCGGAGGCCTTATCAGTGGGATGTCACTGACCGATACGATTTCTGCCTTTGAAGGCGGCTTAGGCGGCGGTGCCACCACCGCGTTGAGCTACGCCATGCTAGGCACATTTGCAGTCGCTATCTCTCGCTCTGGCATCACTGACGTACTCGCCCAGTTCGTGATTAAAAAAGTCAGCGGTCAAACCAATGCAGCAGCGGCGACCGGCGTCAAGTACACCTTACTGACGGCACTACTGCTACTTGCGGTTTCTTCCCAGAACGCGATTCCTGTTCACATTGCTTTTATTCCTATTGTCATTCCCCCTCTTTTGCATGTGTTCGCCAAACTTCACCTTGACCGTCGCTTAATTGCTTGCGTACTCACCTTTGGTCTGGTCACGCCTTACATGGCGTTACCTGTTGGTTTTGGCGGTATTTTCCTCAACAACATCTTGCTGAAGAACCTCACTGATAACGGTCTGACCGTGAGTATCGAGCAGGTGCCTGTCGCGATGATTTTACCTGCGCTGGGCATGGTGGTTGGTTTGTTGATTGCCATGTTCATCAGTTACCGTAAACCTCGCCAATACGACGAATCAAAGATTCTTGCGATTGAACCTGAACACAAAGAGATTAATCTTTTCCACGTCTACGTCGCGGTCGGAGCCATTGTCGTTGCTCTTGGGGCACAACTCTGGTCAGGCTCTATGATTGTCGGTGGTTTGCTCGGATTTACCGTGTTCTTGATCTGTGGTGTGATCAAGTGGAAGGACACCCAAGATGTCTTCACCCGTGGTGTTCACATGATGGCGATGATCGGATTTATCATGATCGCCGCTGCTGGTTTTGCCGCTGTGATGAAAGAGACGGGGGGCGTCGAGTCACTGGTCCAAACGCTCTCAGATACCATTGGTGATAACAAAGGCCTTGCTGCCTTCCTGATGCTGGTTGTTGGCCTGCTTGTTACCATGGGCATCGGTTCTTCTTTCTCAACCATTCCTGTGCTAGCTGCCATTTATATCCCCCTTGCGGCAGCATTCGGCTTTTCGCCAATGGCAACCATCGCCTTGGTCGGCACCGCAGCCGCTCTGGGTGATGCAGGCTCACCAGCCTCTGATTCGACGTTGGGCCCGACATCAGGTCTGAATGCCGATGGACAACATGAGCACATTTGGGAAACGGTTGTACCGACCTTTATCCACTACAACTTACCGCTGATTGTCTTTGGTTGGATTGCGGCCATGGTGCTGTAA
- a CDS encoding Grx4 family monothiol glutaredoxin — translation METIDKIKQQIAENDILLYMKGSPKLPSCGFSSQASQALMACGEKFAYVDILQNPDIRAELPIYAQWPTFPQLWVEGELIGGCDIILEMFQKGELQPLIKEAAERRDANAAE, via the coding sequence ATGGAAACCATCGACAAAATTAAGCAGCAGATTGCAGAGAATGACATTCTGTTGTACATGAAAGGCTCACCAAAACTGCCAAGCTGCGGTTTTTCTTCACAAGCATCTCAAGCGCTAATGGCGTGTGGTGAGAAATTTGCGTATGTAGATATTCTGCAAAATCCAGATATCCGTGCCGAGCTACCCATTTACGCACAATGGCCGACCTTCCCTCAGCTTTGGGTTGAAGGCGAGCTTATTGGTGGATGTGACATTATTTTGGAAATGTTCCAAAAAGGTGAGTTGCAACCACTGATCAAAGAAGCTGCAGAGCGTCGCGACGCGAACGCTGCTGAGTAG
- the sodB gene encoding superoxide dismutase [Fe] produces the protein MAFELPALPYEKTALEPHISAETLDFHHGKHHNTYVVKLNGLIPGTEFEGKSLEEIIKTSTGGVFNNAAQIWNHTFYWHCLSPNGGGEPTGALADAIVASFGSFEDFKAKFTDSAINNFGSSWTWLVKKADGSLDIVNTSNAATPLTDEGVTPLLTVDLWEHAYYIDFRNVRPDYMGAFWALVNWEFAAENFAA, from the coding sequence ATGGCATTCGAACTACCAGCACTACCTTATGAGAAAACTGCACTTGAGCCACACATCTCAGCAGAAACGCTAGATTTCCACCACGGTAAACACCACAACACTTACGTTGTTAAGCTGAACGGCCTGATCCCAGGCACTGAGTTTGAAGGCAAATCTCTGGAAGAGATCATCAAGACCTCAACCGGTGGTGTATTCAACAACGCTGCACAAATCTGGAACCACACCTTCTACTGGCACTGCCTATCACCAAACGGTGGTGGCGAGCCAACTGGCGCGCTTGCAGACGCTATCGTTGCAAGCTTCGGTTCTTTCGAAGACTTCAAAGCGAAATTCACCGATTCTGCAATCAACAACTTTGGTTCATCTTGGACTTGGTTGGTAAAGAAAGCTGACGGCAGCCTAGACATCGTGAACACGTCTAACGCAGCAACACCACTGACAGACGAAGGTGTAACACCACTTCTTACTGTTGACCTTTGGGAACACGCTTACTACATCGATTTCCGCAACGTACGTCCTGACTACATGGGCGCGTTCTGGGCATTGGTTAACTGGGAATTCGCCGCGGAAAACTTCGCAGCCTAA
- a CDS encoding LysR family transcriptional regulator, producing MSGFTFDQLEAFVAVVKKGSFSAAARSLNKDRSTVHQLVAYLEIDWNVTLFDRSSKFPQLKPEAKRLLQYAESFLAQRQEVQYIVDGLSRDLGAQELVVSYDPLMPRSLIIEAKRHIAQHYSRAAVHWLAQTKDVAIQALSAQQADLSLQFTTPRSKPVQGLSGINIGSLGFATYVTKGSALLQSQPCPLAIMQQQMSLVPESYMLAGLETMATYTSKMQRIGDVHLLVETLGDIAGSWAILPLSTAAPFVERGLIEACEVEYLVSPTAWPVTLVLRESSRDNVLNMAARNALIEGVKATI from the coding sequence GTGAGCGGATTTACATTTGATCAGTTAGAGGCTTTTGTTGCGGTAGTAAAAAAAGGGTCATTCAGTGCAGCGGCGAGATCCTTAAACAAAGATCGCTCCACCGTCCATCAGCTAGTGGCATACCTTGAAATTGACTGGAATGTGACCCTATTTGATCGCAGTAGTAAGTTCCCGCAATTAAAACCCGAAGCCAAGCGCTTGCTGCAGTACGCGGAATCGTTTTTGGCACAGCGCCAAGAAGTTCAGTACATCGTTGATGGATTGAGTCGTGACTTGGGTGCGCAAGAACTCGTCGTGAGTTATGACCCTCTTATGCCACGTAGTCTGATTATTGAAGCAAAACGGCATATCGCTCAACACTACTCCCGTGCGGCGGTGCATTGGCTTGCTCAAACTAAAGATGTTGCTATTCAAGCACTCTCGGCGCAACAAGCTGACCTCTCTTTGCAGTTTACAACTCCGCGCTCAAAACCGGTTCAGGGGTTATCGGGGATAAATATTGGTTCGCTTGGTTTCGCCACTTACGTGACGAAGGGGAGTGCGCTCTTGCAGAGCCAACCTTGTCCGTTGGCAATAATGCAGCAGCAAATGAGTTTGGTACCGGAAAGCTATATGTTGGCGGGTTTAGAAACGATGGCGACTTACACGTCAAAAATGCAACGTATTGGTGATGTGCACTTATTGGTGGAGACATTGGGTGACATCGCGGGAAGCTGGGCGATTTTACCTCTTTCTACGGCAGCGCCTTTTGTTGAGCGCGGCTTGATAGAGGCATGCGAGGTAGAATATTTGGTATCGCCAACCGCTTGGCCAGTTACCTTGGTCTTGCGTGAGTCGAGTCGGGACAATGTGTTGAACATGGCTGCGAGAAATGCCTTGATTGAGGGAGTAAAGGCGACGATTTAG
- a CDS encoding amidohydrolase family protein, which yields MRLSLLALALVTTLNPAFATPNTSDYDLVISQGRVIDPETQTDAVLNIGIRNGRIATLSEETLNGEREIDATDKIVGPGFIDLHTHSGLPFGALLQLRDGVTTALDLEAGAFPASEYGNFIKAAPYLNYGASVAHFSIRMKVIEGREHAWLIGENGAIVPGAAFFQQPTDAEVEQMRELLHQGLDDGGLGIGFLLDYMSPAVSDAEMRMIFEVAAERDAPIWAHIRRGVNGDIQPLHDVLDVAIETGAPLHISHINANAMGEIGNWMKVIDEANKHGADVTMEIFPYTAGSTSISADVFNRDWKTIFNISYEDVQWAETGEFFTEETWYKTREARPDGMVVHHYMKEEWLREAMVHPEMMIATDAMPSFNAETKAAPNGAGSYTRLLSEYVRDEKVISLSDAFMKGSYLPARRLEQVAPVFKRKGRIQEGADADLLIFDIDNIKSNSAYTNPFAEATGYDYIMIEGEIVIDNDDLTLEAPGRQLLGTTL from the coding sequence ATGCGTCTTTCTCTTCTCGCTCTCGCTTTGGTCACAACGCTAAACCCAGCCTTCGCGACCCCAAACACGTCCGACTACGACCTAGTTATTTCGCAAGGTCGCGTCATCGACCCTGAAACCCAGACAGATGCCGTGTTAAATATTGGTATTCGTAATGGGCGCATTGCCACACTGTCTGAAGAGACACTCAATGGCGAACGCGAGATTGATGCAACAGACAAGATTGTCGGCCCGGGATTTATCGACTTACATACCCACAGCGGCTTACCTTTTGGTGCCTTATTGCAGCTCCGCGATGGCGTAACGACTGCGCTGGATCTCGAAGCAGGGGCATTCCCAGCCAGTGAGTACGGTAACTTCATAAAAGCCGCACCTTATTTGAACTATGGTGCATCGGTTGCTCACTTCTCTATTCGTATGAAGGTCATTGAGGGTCGTGAACATGCTTGGCTAATTGGTGAAAATGGTGCAATCGTGCCGGGTGCAGCCTTTTTTCAACAGCCTACAGACGCAGAAGTAGAACAAATGCGCGAACTACTGCATCAAGGTCTTGATGACGGTGGCTTAGGCATTGGTTTCCTACTGGACTACATGTCGCCAGCGGTCAGTGATGCAGAAATGAGAATGATCTTTGAAGTGGCGGCTGAGCGTGATGCACCGATCTGGGCGCACATTCGCCGTGGTGTTAATGGTGATATTCAACCTCTTCACGACGTACTTGATGTGGCAATTGAGACGGGCGCACCGTTGCATATCTCACACATCAACGCCAATGCTATGGGTGAAATCGGCAACTGGATGAAGGTGATCGATGAAGCAAACAAGCATGGTGCTGATGTCACTATGGAGATCTTCCCTTATACCGCTGGCTCAACATCCATCTCTGCCGATGTCTTTAATAGAGACTGGAAAACCATTTTCAATATCTCCTATGAAGATGTTCAGTGGGCAGAAACAGGTGAGTTCTTCACAGAAGAAACTTGGTATAAAACGCGTGAAGCGCGCCCAGATGGCATGGTCGTCCACCACTACATGAAAGAAGAGTGGCTGCGAGAAGCGATGGTGCACCCAGAAATGATGATTGCAACCGACGCAATGCCATCATTTAACGCAGAGACAAAAGCAGCCCCGAACGGTGCGGGCTCTTACACTCGCCTTCTCAGTGAATATGTACGCGATGAAAAAGTGATTAGTTTGAGCGACGCCTTTATGAAAGGCAGCTACTTACCTGCGCGACGTCTTGAGCAGGTGGCGCCCGTGTTTAAGCGTAAAGGTCGCATCCAAGAGGGTGCTGATGCCGACCTACTCATCTTTGACATTGATAACATCAAAAGCAACTCGGCATACACGAACCCTTTCGCTGAGGCCACCGGCTATGACTACATCATGATTGAAGGCGAAATTGTCATTGATAATGATGATCTCACCCTCGAAGCACCAGGACGCCAGTTACTCGGTACCACCTTATAA
- a CDS encoding FeoC-like transcriptional regulator has product MILQSLKAYLIEQGRVERAVIARKFALSQDGVDAMLVIWQKRGKIKQEIVGGQSCLDAKQVWYQWISGDELAITQLS; this is encoded by the coding sequence ATGATACTTCAATCGCTAAAAGCGTATTTGATAGAGCAAGGCCGTGTTGAGCGTGCGGTGATCGCGCGGAAGTTCGCACTGAGCCAAGACGGGGTTGATGCCATGTTAGTGATCTGGCAAAAACGCGGCAAGATAAAGCAAGAGATCGTTGGCGGCCAGAGTTGTCTCGACGCAAAGCAAGTCTGGTATCAGTGGATCTCAGGTGATGAACTGGCGATAACGCAGCTCAGTTAA
- the feoB gene encoding Fe(2+) transporter permease subunit FeoB produces MSYQILTVGNPNCGKTTLFNSLTGARQQVGNWAGVTVEKKTGDYVCHGDLFTLTDLPGIYHLDSHSDANSLDEIIAARAVLDAKADLIVNVVDATSLERSLYTTLQLRELGRPMVVVLNKVDAMKRQQQRIDVSALSDALGCPVFAISANDLDAVTQLKASIHQCVAEGIQLEALALDYGSTVNDAIDALLPWVTGLPFPERSMALHLLENDRLIENRLITSQRDEVKAYRQALPDDFDAELAIADARYTFIHDLCLQVRSHEGKLSKRNAERLDQLMLHRVWGLPMFFLMMYLMFMFAINIGSAFIDFFDIAFGAIFVEGVHHLFDAFLPMWLVTLLADGVGAGIQTVATFIPVIASLYFALSIMESSGYIARAAFVLDKLMQKVGLPGKAFVPMVLGFGCTVPAVMATRTLDLERERKIAAAMSPFMSCGARLPVYALFAAAFFPSSGQNVVFLLYLIGISAAILTGLVLRKTLYPGNSDSFVMELPDYEMPTARNVLLKTWQKLKRFVLGAGKTIVLVIAVLSFLNSLGTDGTFGNEDSENSVLSRAAQVVTPVLAPIGVEQENWPATVGVITGIFAKEAVVGTLNSLYATDEEPNEGEFNLAERLSEAVASIGENLADLSFRDPLGVDVGELDDLDAVAEEQEVDTSVFSSLTTTFSAASAFAYLLFILLYTPCAAAMGAYVREFGRPFALFVGGWTLLVAYTAATFSYQLSMLAQHPMQSLSWCGLFTLLNILVYRLMKQAGERRVSWDFA; encoded by the coding sequence ATGAGTTATCAAATCCTTACCGTAGGTAATCCCAACTGTGGCAAAACAACGTTGTTTAATAGCTTAACGGGAGCGCGACAGCAAGTAGGGAACTGGGCTGGGGTCACGGTCGAGAAAAAGACCGGTGACTATGTGTGCCATGGGGATCTTTTTACCTTAACGGATCTCCCCGGTATTTATCATTTAGACAGTCATAGTGACGCCAATAGTCTTGATGAAATCATTGCCGCTCGAGCTGTGTTGGATGCAAAAGCAGACCTGATTGTAAACGTGGTAGATGCGACTTCATTGGAGCGTAGCCTATACACAACCTTGCAGTTGCGTGAGTTAGGTCGGCCAATGGTGGTGGTCCTGAACAAAGTCGATGCCATGAAACGTCAACAGCAGCGAATCGATGTGAGCGCTTTGTCTGATGCGCTCGGCTGTCCGGTATTTGCGATCAGTGCCAATGACTTAGACGCGGTCACGCAGTTAAAGGCAAGTATTCATCAATGTGTGGCAGAGGGTATTCAGCTTGAAGCGCTGGCACTCGATTACGGCAGTACTGTGAATGACGCGATCGACGCCTTACTGCCATGGGTAACTGGGTTGCCTTTCCCTGAACGATCCATGGCGCTGCACTTGCTTGAAAATGATCGTCTTATTGAGAATAGATTAATCACATCACAGCGTGATGAGGTGAAGGCATACCGACAAGCATTGCCTGATGATTTTGATGCTGAGCTAGCGATTGCCGATGCGCGCTATACCTTTATTCATGATCTTTGCCTGCAAGTGAGAAGTCACGAAGGGAAGCTAAGCAAACGCAATGCTGAGCGTCTTGATCAATTGATGTTGCATCGGGTTTGGGGTCTACCGATGTTTTTCTTGATGATGTATCTGATGTTTATGTTTGCCATTAACATCGGTAGCGCGTTTATAGACTTTTTCGATATCGCCTTTGGTGCCATCTTTGTTGAAGGTGTCCACCATCTTTTTGATGCGTTTTTGCCGATGTGGCTAGTGACCTTGCTTGCAGATGGTGTGGGGGCTGGTATTCAAACGGTTGCCACTTTCATCCCGGTCATTGCCAGTTTGTATTTTGCGCTCTCTATTATGGAAAGCTCAGGGTACATTGCCCGTGCAGCATTTGTCCTTGATAAGTTGATGCAAAAAGTCGGGTTACCGGGAAAAGCGTTTGTACCTATGGTACTTGGATTTGGTTGTACGGTACCGGCGGTAATGGCAACACGGACATTAGATCTGGAGCGTGAGCGTAAAATTGCCGCCGCGATGTCACCTTTCATGTCTTGTGGGGCCCGTCTTCCGGTATACGCACTGTTTGCGGCGGCGTTTTTTCCGAGCAGTGGGCAAAATGTGGTGTTCTTACTCTATCTAATAGGTATTTCGGCGGCTATTTTAACGGGGCTTGTGTTGAGAAAAACGCTCTATCCGGGTAATAGCGATAGCTTTGTGATGGAACTGCCCGATTATGAAATGCCCACGGCGCGAAACGTCTTGCTGAAAACGTGGCAAAAGCTGAAGCGCTTTGTGCTTGGTGCAGGAAAAACGATCGTGTTGGTTATTGCGGTACTCAGCTTTCTTAACTCTTTGGGTACTGATGGGACGTTTGGCAACGAAGACAGTGAAAACTCAGTACTCTCACGCGCCGCACAAGTAGTGACGCCAGTGCTGGCACCTATCGGGGTAGAGCAAGAGAACTGGCCTGCAACCGTTGGTGTTATTACCGGTATCTTTGCCAAAGAGGCGGTAGTTGGTACGCTGAATAGCCTATATGCTACGGACGAAGAGCCCAATGAAGGTGAGTTTAATCTGGCCGAACGCTTATCGGAAGCCGTCGCAAGCATTGGTGAGAATCTGGCTGACTTGAGTTTCAGAGATCCTTTGGGCGTTGATGTGGGCGAGTTAGATGATCTTGACGCGGTCGCTGAAGAGCAAGAGGTGGATACCAGTGTTTTCAGTAGCCTAACGACAACGTTCTCGGCAGCCAGTGCATTTGCTTATCTGCTTTTTATTCTTTTATATACCCCTTGTGCCGCTGCGATGGGCGCATACGTGCGTGAATTTGGTCGTCCGTTTGCGCTTTTTGTCGGAGGATGGACACTGCTTGTCGCTTATACGGCAGCGACGTTCAGCTACCAACTTAGCATGCTGGCTCAGCATCCAATGCAAAGTTTGAGTTGGTGCGGTTTGTTTACCCTGTTGAATATCCTCGTATATCGATTGATGAAGCAGGCAGGTGAACGACGTGTGAGTTGGGATTTTGCATGA
- a CDS encoding FeoA family protein: MKLTELQCNVTAKVEDISDLPPSTRKRLAVMGLLPDTDVTVIRRAPLGDPLQIRVRGVDLAIRQQLAAAIEVRL; this comes from the coding sequence ATGAAGTTAACCGAACTACAATGCAATGTCACCGCAAAGGTGGAGGATATTAGCGATCTGCCCCCTTCAACCCGTAAACGCCTCGCTGTGATGGGGCTGCTACCTGATACCGATGTGACGGTCATTCGACGTGCGCCTCTCGGAGATCCCTTACAAATTCGCGTTCGTGGTGTTGATCTTGCCATTCGTCAGCAACTTGCAGCGGCGATTGAGGTGAGGTTATGA
- the asd gene encoding aspartate-semialdehyde dehydrogenase, with the protein MMRVGLVGWRGMVGSVLMQRMVEEGDFDVIEPVFYSTSQVGIPAPNYGKDAGLLQDAFDIESLKQLDAVITCQGGSYTEKVYPALREAGWKGYWIDAASTLRLKQDSIITLDPVNFEQIQQGIHSGVSTYVGGNCTVSLMLMAVGGLYQAGMVEWMTAQTYQAASGAGAKNMRELIGQMGVINDAVTSELANPATSILDIDRKVAETLRSTDFPANEFGVPLAGSLIPWIDVKRDNGQSKEEWKGGVETNKILGLQDSPIPVDGTCVRIGAMRCHSQALTLKLKQAVPLDEIEDIIAQHNDWVKVIPNDRDITMRELTPAKVTGTLSVPVGRLRKLAMGDDFLNAFTVGDQLLWGAAEPLRRTLRIILSEKA; encoded by the coding sequence ATGATGAGAGTAGGCTTAGTCGGCTGGCGTGGCATGGTTGGATCCGTGTTGATGCAGCGTATGGTAGAAGAAGGTGATTTTGATGTCATCGAGCCCGTATTTTACTCGACTTCTCAAGTAGGGATTCCAGCGCCTAACTATGGTAAAGATGCGGGTCTGTTACAAGATGCTTTTGATATTGAGAGCCTAAAGCAGCTTGACGCCGTCATTACCTGTCAAGGCGGCAGTTATACAGAAAAGGTTTATCCGGCTCTGCGTGAAGCAGGGTGGAAAGGTTACTGGATCGATGCTGCTTCAACGCTACGTCTCAAACAAGATAGTATTATTACGCTTGACCCCGTTAACTTTGAACAAATTCAACAAGGTATTCACTCTGGTGTGAGTACGTATGTGGGTGGTAACTGTACGGTTAGCCTAATGCTGATGGCGGTAGGTGGCCTTTATCAAGCGGGTATGGTTGAGTGGATGACAGCACAAACCTACCAAGCCGCTTCTGGTGCAGGCGCTAAAAACATGCGTGAGTTGATTGGCCAGATGGGCGTGATCAATGATGCCGTGACGTCTGAACTTGCAAATCCTGCCACCTCTATCCTAGACATCGACCGCAAAGTTGCAGAGACATTGCGATCGACAGACTTCCCAGCTAACGAGTTCGGCGTGCCACTTGCTGGCTCTTTGATCCCTTGGATCGATGTGAAACGCGACAATGGCCAAAGCAAGGAAGAGTGGAAAGGTGGTGTTGAAACCAACAAGATTCTTGGTCTTCAAGATAGCCCAATCCCTGTTGATGGTACTTGTGTGCGAATTGGTGCAATGCGTTGCCACTCGCAAGCCTTAACGTTGAAGCTGAAACAAGCCGTACCGTTGGATGAAATTGAAGATATCATCGCTCAGCATAACGATTGGGTGAAAGTGATTCCAAATGATCGTGACATCACAATGCGAGAGCTAACCCCTGCGAAAGTCACGGGCACCCTGTCTGTTCCTGTTGGTCGTCTACGTAAACTGGCAATGGGTGACGATTTCTTGAATGCCTTTACTGTGGGTGATCAGCTATTGTGGGGGGCGGCAGAGCCGTTGCGTCGTACTCTACGCATTATCCTTAGCGAGAAAGCCTAA
- a CDS encoding nucleoside recognition domain-containing protein codes for MSNAAESKKVTIGAYIALAFAFVFFSGALQTNEWYGVFDFTTLNGAFGTMANNVTAGADGAIEVTKTTMRGAGGFGARDGFLFALTLVPTVMFALGVINVLEHFGALDAARKLLTPLLRPLMGVPGDTGLALIASLQNTDAGASMTRQLQEEGKLTQRETDVFAMFQFSAGATIVNFFSSGAVLFTLTYANGDQAVTSSIGLAVIVMFAMKFVGANIFRFWLQMTDKKKSANTQEEAA; via the coding sequence ATGAGTAATGCTGCAGAGAGCAAAAAGGTCACTATCGGTGCCTATATAGCTCTGGCTTTCGCTTTCGTTTTCTTCTCAGGCGCGCTGCAAACCAATGAATGGTACGGTGTATTCGACTTCACAACATTGAATGGTGCGTTCGGCACCATGGCAAACAATGTGACTGCTGGCGCAGATGGAGCGATTGAAGTCACTAAAACCACAATGCGCGGTGCTGGCGGTTTCGGTGCCCGTGATGGTTTCTTGTTCGCACTTACTCTAGTGCCAACGGTTATGTTTGCACTTGGTGTCATCAATGTCCTAGAGCACTTCGGCGCCCTAGACGCTGCACGTAAACTGCTCACTCCACTACTACGTCCACTTATGGGTGTTCCTGGCGACACTGGCCTAGCGCTGATTGCCTCTCTACAAAACACCGATGCTGGCGCATCAATGACGCGTCAATTGCAGGAAGAAGGTAAGCTGACACAGCGTGAAACTGACGTCTTTGCGATGTTCCAGTTCTCAGCGGGTGCGACCATTGTTAACTTCTTCTCTTCAGGTGCAGTGCTATTCACGCTTACTTACGCAAATGGTGATCAAGCAGTAACCTCATCTATCGGTCTTGCTGTGATTGTTATGTTTGCGATGAAGTTTGTTGGTGCAAATATCTTCCGTTTCTGGTTACAGATGACTGACAAGAAAAAATCAGCTAACACTCAAGAGGAAGCAGCATAA
- a CDS encoding YjiG family protein, whose product MAQSKMITDIFVEGARKGWNISTSSTIPNVMMAFIIIAILNLTGALDAMGVLFAPVMGIFGLPGEAAAVLIGAWMSMGGAVGVVISLFDAGILDGSHVAILAPAIYLMGSQVQYLGRILGVIGTEGRHYIPMIVISVFNAFIAMFIMNILV is encoded by the coding sequence ATGGCACAATCTAAAATGATTACTGACATCTTCGTTGAAGGTGCGCGCAAAGGCTGGAACATCTCAACTTCTAGCACAATTCCTAACGTAATGATGGCATTCATCATCATTGCTATCTTGAACCTGACCGGTGCACTTGATGCGATGGGTGTGCTATTTGCACCAGTCATGGGTATCTTTGGTCTACCAGGTGAAGCTGCGGCAGTGCTAATCGGTGCTTGGATGTCGATGGGTGGTGCAGTGGGTGTAGTTATCTCGCTATTCGATGCAGGTATCCTCGACGGCAGCCATGTTGCAATCCTAGCACCAGCAATTTACCTAATGGGTTCTCAAGTTCAATATCTAGGTCGTATCCTAGGTGTAATCGGCACAGAAGGTCGTCACTACATCCCAATGATTGTGATTTCAGTCTTCAATGCCTTCATTGCGATGTTCATCATGAACATCCTAGTGTAA